The Nymphaea colorata isolate Beijing-Zhang1983 chromosome 7, ASM883128v2, whole genome shotgun sequence DNA window AATGCTTGAAGACATTGATAGTTTAGAAGATGTGAAAAATATCATGTGCAAAGCAAGGCAGGCTGTCAAGTTCTTATATAATAAGCAACATGTTTTAGATATAATGAGAACTTATACAAAGGGAAAGGAGTTGAGGAGGCCCGGTGTGACTAGATTTGCCTCTcaatttatttgtttggattcCATCTTAAAACAAGAAGAGGGCCTGAAGTTTATGGTTGCCTCCAATGATTGGAGACATGTTGAAaacactgaaaaaaaatgatgcaaaagAACTTACAAGGctcattcaaaatgaagatttttggagaaagggaaaagaaataatAAGGTTTGTTGAACCATTAGTGAGAGTACTTAAGATGGTAGATGGGGAAGGAGCCACTATGGGCTATTTGTATGAAGCACTTGATAGAGCTAAAGAAGCTATCAAGAGTGCATGCAAcaacatgagagaaaaatatatttcatattgGAGTATAATTGACAAGAGATGGAACCGTAATTTGAACAGTCCCATATATGCCGCAGCAGCTTATCTAAATCCTCATTTGTTCTGGAATAATAAAGTAAGGATGAATGATGAAGTTCGGAAAGGTTTGGAGTTAGCAATAGAAAAACTTCTTGTTCCTGAGGATTGTGCAAATATGTCTCTTGAATTGGCCAAATATCAAACCAGACATCCATCATTATTTCGTGGTGAGCTATCCATGAATATTATTGACACTTCTCATCCACGTAAGTGTCTCACTTTTTCTGAATTGTTGATGATTGGTTAAATGTTTTAATTACAAATTTGCGATTGTATGATTctcaattttgtttgtttgtttctttaaatTATGTTAGGTGTTTGGTGGTTGATATGTGGATGTTCTGTTCCTATTCTTCAAAGAGtagcaatcaaaattttaagccaGCCATGCAGTGCATCAGCTTgcgaaagaaattggagtgcatTTGAAGCTGTTAATACAAAGAAGAGAAGCAATCTTTTACCATCTAGATTAACTGATTTGGTATTCATTAGAATGAACATGCATTTGCAAAGCATGGCTGCAGAAATAGCAAACATAAATGCAGATCGAATCTATATTGACCATGTGAATCCATTTCCAGAAGCAGAAAATTTAGAGGTTGGGTTGTCTTCAgatttagaagaagaagatgatgaagaatgcGGACCAAGTAGAAccaatgaagaagatgactcTACTTCATGGGATGAAGATTAATGCTGTATACAATTCTTTTCCTCGAAGCAATTATACGTGATAGTTACTGGGATGAcactgctttttttttcccctttgtgTTTGTATATGTGCCTTTTTTCCTTACCTTGAAAGTTCACTCTTATAACACCACCACTAACCACATTGTTATCATCTTCCATTGAATTGGCTGACAATTATCAACTCCTGTTTGTGTTGGTCATTTGTTTGTTGGACTTGGAAACATAGCTTCATGGATCAATGTTAACTGAGTTACATGTCAATATTTCTAACAAAATGCAAAGCACGTGTTCAATATATTCcttatttttttgcaattcATAGATATTGTTACTAGCCTGGTAGTGTCAGAACTGCAGATGGCATTTGCTAGCTGTGACCAAGACAAACAGGGTCATCATTTACATCTCCTGCAGTTCTAGAGAATTACTTGAATGCGGGGCACTACTATCATCCGTTCTTTATGCAGTCCAGCAAGTCTTGCTTTCAATGGATGTTGATGGTGGGGAAGGTTTTGTTGATTATCCACCTATTGTATTCAGGCTGCTTGATCAGTAACcgaacattttttattgaatatgcAGCAGAGAGATTTACTGCGGAACAGTcaatatttgtctttttttatatttaattgttattaTGACAGTTACAATATTCATTGTCGATTGTGTTGTTTAAAGCTTCAAATGCATATCCAGGGACTTGATCATTCATCTGTACCAATAACATTGCATAAGTTTTGCATAACATTTATTTAAAtaactttagaaaattttgccttatttttctcatttggtAAACTCCTTTGCTGCGAAAAACAATTATGCGACACAACTGAAGACAAGCACCCAGTTACATGCTTAGTTCATTCATGAACAAAGAAGGGCTTAAGTTGCCCGGAAGAAAATATTTCGAACACAGATTAGCATTTTGTTTAGCTGAATTTAGCTGATCAGCAACCAGCTGTTGAGTTCATGGCATTTTTCACTTTCAGCAAAAGCAATGTGTGGCCAAAGAAAGTGCTTCATCCACCTGTTCAGGGGCTGAACTCGAATACAAAATCAAGTCGAAGATTGTGTCTCTTTATTGGCATAATATGATAATCTGCCTAACCCACCTTGCTTATATTGGCTGCTAGAAGAGCAAGCATCTGTACATGGGTGGAATGCCTGGCAAGGGTTGTTCAACATTTAATGCGCAGAACAGAAAGCGTTTGGTTTGTTTCGAGCATCTTTTCACCTGCTTACAATCAGGAAGACTGCTTAGAACCATCGACCTAACATAGCACAAAAATATTCAGTTGGTGGTCCAATTGATATACATCGCCGATATGTACAATGATAATTGGATATGTTCATTAATCCATTTGCATCCTACCTCGCTGTATAGTTGTAAAGGAGACCCTCAGCAATTGGGTGGGCTTATATTACAGGGGGAGCGAAAACTTACTTCTTCAGCAGCATATTAAGGGcataacaatgacaaaaatgcccagGAATTATGAAAAGGAGACGAGCTAAAGAAAATCAGGGCTGAGAGCTCCAAACATCTCCAGATATGGCTGCAGTTTTGAGTGCGTGGATATGGGTATGGATTATTAATGACAAAGCCTCTTGGACACTCAGATCCACATTATTCCGGCTCAATCCAAACCTGAATACCTGAATTTTATGGATTGGGTTTGGATTTCGTTTTCACAAACGAAAATTAAGAGCTGCAACCTGAATCATATGTACGGATATcagttaaaaatattattagaAGGTAGGTGCTGCACATTCTGGTCTCTGTTCTCTTAACAGCTCCGTTGGTCCCCTGTTTAATTTTCCGTGCGTCGTGACTCGCACCATTCAACTGATCGCTTACgtacatttttaaaatgcagTTGTATCTTTCAATTGTATAAAAAAtgcccttcctctctctcctcaAGAATCAATCACTTCAGTGTGCACCCAATTTCATCTCCACTAAAGAGACTGGACAAGTTTTTgccattgtttctcttctttctgtTCAGTTATAAAAATAGCTGAGCAGAGCCCATGTGAAAAATTATTGATGTGATAACTAAACGGCCGAGGGCTAggcttttttctattgaattatCAACTATTGATCACAatttaatcaaaattaatgaatatTTGGGCCGTCGCCTTAAATTGCAAATTCTGGATGTGTAAACACAAGTATGGCCCATTACTAGGAAGCCAATGACTCAAGGTGTCAAGTGTCAACAGCATGTGGGTTTGTCTCTGGATGCATGCCAATAAATGAATGATTTATTATAAAACTGAAGACATGTGAATTTCAACTTAAACAAATCCTTTGTTATGGAACTAAAACCGGTGAATTCAAACGATATGTTCCGGATTCAATGTTCAGACAGCATCGTACTTGTAAATTCCTTATTAGACATTAATGTTCCAAATGCACCAAATCTCTCATATGAATGATGATTTGAAGAGCTTTCTCAAGGGGTAGTGTGAATATTTGCAATGTTCCCTGTTATACGTGGATGATCAGAACTTCTGCACCATCAAGCCATGAAAGCGTAAGAGTTGGTATTCAAGTGCCACCAAATTTTATGCAGCCTACAaggctaactttttttttttcatggacaaAATGCATCATCTATCATGCAATAATATTTATTCTCTATaaatattgtgtttttgttaaaaaattcaGTTCGCGCTACAAgtttacatgtatttttaaatGGTTTGGGTATCTTTTAAAACAAGTAAGTAGACACCCCATAATGTATAATAAAATTTCAAAGCAATGCTTAATCTCCAACGACtctgtttttcatctttcattcctatcaaactgagaaatttatttcctgGAACATAAACCAAAGTCCGGCAAACACAAAAGGGTTTTGAAAATCtagattttgtttccatttcttcaGTGTTCCTGaaataagtttatgaaaacttctttccaattctatattttcAATGAGTCAAATGGCCCTTAATGAAAGTAGTGAAAACTTGCCATGAAATCA harbors:
- the LOC116257323 gene encoding uncharacterized protein LOC116257323 — translated: MIGDMLKTLKKNDAKELTRLIQNEDFWRKGKEIIRFVEPLVRVLKMVDGEGATMGYLYEALDRAKEAIKSACNNMREKYISYWSIIDKRWNRNLNSPIYAAAAYLNPHLFWNNKVRMNDEVRKGLELAIEKLLVPEDCANMSLELAKYQTRHPSLFRGELSMNIIDTSHPRVWWLICGCSVPILQRVAIKILSQPCSASACERNWSAFEAVNTKKRSNLLPSRLTDLVFIRMNMHLQSMAAEIANINADRIYIDHVNPFPEAENLEVGLSSDLEEEDDEECGPSRTNEEDDSTSWDED